Proteins from one Rubripirellula tenax genomic window:
- a CDS encoding ABC transporter ATP-binding protein, with product MTRLSRFSTLSQPRSEPQAGGALLSYLWAALAGLLIPVLVVMLGAIAMLLDADGLSGSEVRLGTHLRVPISHAFVEQAALIQLTELVGLTFLVAALFSVSVWLHRRSADSRASRVVKSLHQSVLKQSLRRAELEGAAAQHVRAEQLIGQQLPLVQKGLSLWYRAVPRSVLMLIGCVVVALLVNVWLALLAVVSGVLLWQLARRLRRNDQAELNHWEVPRTRRRMAELVGQAPLLARLHSQGLADHAFQAELETLYRRLADEDARLGRIWPLLFFAISAAVAVLVLGLGVNLFGVDSGLSLPAALVIGLSLAGAIAAAGRLISLAAQLSEFGHASDAVYHYLKRSSEVSPSEQRVGLAGLRDGVEIHDVTIGDSSGNPILSHLSLRLVPGTFVALLGTESVSTRALTELLMGFGMPSEGRVAIDGVQLRDVHPQALARNVMWIEPEGPVWEGTISENLRGDDESINNRDVVDALEQVDVYERLQRLPDALGTIITPGDSMLGSETTYAIGVARALLHNPPIVLASEPPPPAEHLANDPCLAALRMLSEKGSLVVILPKRLQTLRSADRVVLLNGPRLVGEGKHAELLADSDLYRHLNYLLFNPYRHHKA from the coding sequence ATGACGAGGTTGAGCCGTTTTAGCACGCTATCGCAGCCGCGAAGTGAACCCCAAGCTGGCGGTGCCCTGCTGTCCTATCTGTGGGCTGCACTGGCGGGACTGCTTATCCCCGTGCTTGTCGTGATGCTGGGTGCTATCGCGATGTTGCTCGACGCGGACGGGCTGAGCGGATCCGAAGTCCGATTGGGGACGCATCTGCGAGTTCCGATCAGTCATGCATTCGTCGAGCAAGCGGCGCTAATTCAGTTGACAGAGTTGGTCGGATTGACGTTCCTTGTTGCGGCGTTGTTTTCGGTTTCGGTGTGGCTTCATCGGCGCTCAGCAGACTCACGAGCTTCGCGGGTCGTCAAATCGTTGCACCAAAGCGTGCTGAAGCAAAGTCTTCGCCGCGCCGAGCTCGAAGGCGCTGCGGCCCAGCATGTTCGCGCCGAGCAATTGATCGGCCAGCAGTTGCCGCTCGTCCAGAAAGGTCTATCGCTTTGGTATCGCGCCGTTCCACGCAGCGTGTTGATGTTGATCGGATGTGTGGTCGTTGCACTTTTGGTGAATGTCTGGTTGGCGCTGCTGGCGGTCGTCAGCGGGGTTTTGCTTTGGCAATTGGCCAGGCGGCTGCGGCGAAACGATCAAGCCGAACTTAACCACTGGGAAGTTCCACGCACACGTCGGCGGATGGCCGAATTGGTCGGGCAAGCGCCGTTGCTGGCGCGGCTTCATTCACAGGGTTTAGCCGATCATGCGTTTCAAGCGGAGTTGGAAACGCTTTATCGTCGCCTCGCCGATGAAGACGCAAGGCTAGGGCGGATTTGGCCGCTGTTGTTCTTCGCCATTTCGGCTGCGGTGGCGGTGTTGGTGCTTGGCTTGGGCGTGAATCTGTTTGGCGTTGACAGTGGTTTGAGTCTGCCAGCTGCGTTGGTAATCGGTTTGTCGCTTGCCGGTGCGATCGCTGCGGCGGGTCGATTGATCAGCCTGGCAGCTCAATTGAGTGAGTTCGGGCATGCCAGCGATGCGGTTTATCATTACTTAAAACGCAGTAGCGAAGTATCGCCGAGCGAGCAGCGCGTCGGTTTGGCGGGGCTGCGCGATGGAGTCGAAATTCATGATGTGACCATCGGTGATTCAAGCGGCAATCCGATCCTCAGTCACCTCAGCCTACGGCTTGTGCCCGGCACGTTCGTTGCCTTGCTCGGCACCGAATCCGTATCGACGAGAGCTCTGACAGAGCTTCTGATGGGCTTTGGAATGCCCAGCGAAGGTCGCGTCGCCATCGACGGTGTCCAATTGCGAGACGTGCACCCGCAAGCACTAGCCCGCAATGTGATGTGGATCGAACCGGAAGGCCCCGTTTGGGAAGGAACGATTAGCGAGAATCTTCGCGGCGATGACGAGTCGATCAACAACCGGGATGTGGTCGATGCGCTCGAGCAAGTGGACGTATACGAGCGTCTGCAGCGTTTGCCCGACGCACTGGGAACGATCATCACGCCCGGCGATTCGATGCTCGGATCCGAGACGACCTATGCGATCGGTGTGGCACGAGCGCTGTTGCACAATCCGCCAATCGTATTGGCAAGCGAGCCACCACCGCCGGCCGAGCACTTGGCCAACGACCCCTGCTTAGCCGCCCTTCGCATGCTTAGCGAAAAGGGATCCTTAGTCGTGATTCTGCCGAAGCGTTTGCAAACGTTGCGGTCCGCCGATCGAGTGGTGCTGCTAAATGGTCCTCGCTTGGTGGGCGAAGGAAAGCATGCCGAACTGCTAGCCGACAGTGATCTTTATCGTCACTTGAATTATCTGTTGTTCAATCCCTATCGTCATCACAAGGCCTAG
- a CDS encoding ammonium transporter, producing the protein MLVCCALVLFMTAPGLAMFYGGLVRRKNVLSVMMQCIFLMGLMTVIWAIYGYSLAFGGSGGWIGNTDYLFMNGVQRVYSETLGEPVTPMEGDMTRLTHMLFQGMFFIITPALICGAFAERMKFSAMVVYSIVWGSLIYCPLCHWVWDGGPLSYSDTSIAGGALDFAGGTVVHISSGVSALVAAILIGPRMGFLKEPIQPHNLTYTALGAAMLWVGWFGFNAGSELLSDGLTSSAFAVTHFSAAAGAVAWAMTEWVVLGKPTVLGASSGAVAGLVCITPAAGFVQPMPAIMMGVAAGIVCYWACSKLKFMLKYDDALDAFGVHGVGGTLGAVLTGVFASRACWDVSEGTPIGLIESGGNPALLIGQIVAVAVTFLFAGLGSLVLLKVIDMVIGLRVPAESEQRGLDVTDHGEEGYMFS; encoded by the coding sequence ATGCTGGTTTGTTGTGCATTGGTCTTGTTCATGACAGCCCCCGGATTGGCGATGTTCTACGGCGGTTTGGTCCGTCGCAAGAACGTCCTCAGCGTCATGATGCAGTGCATTTTCTTGATGGGATTGATGACCGTCATTTGGGCGATTTACGGATATTCGTTAGCGTTCGGCGGCAGCGGCGGATGGATCGGCAATACCGACTATTTGTTCATGAACGGCGTTCAACGCGTTTACAGCGAAACGCTGGGCGAACCGGTCACGCCGATGGAAGGCGATATGACTCGGTTGACCCACATGCTGTTCCAAGGGATGTTCTTCATCATCACGCCGGCTCTGATCTGCGGTGCGTTTGCCGAACGGATGAAGTTCAGCGCAATGGTTGTTTATTCGATCGTTTGGGGATCGCTGATTTACTGCCCTCTTTGCCACTGGGTTTGGGACGGCGGGCCCCTTTCGTATTCGGATACCAGCATTGCCGGCGGAGCACTTGATTTTGCCGGCGGTACGGTTGTTCACATTAGCAGCGGCGTCTCGGCACTGGTGGCCGCCATCCTGATCGGACCGCGAATGGGGTTTTTGAAGGAACCCATCCAGCCGCACAACTTGACGTACACGGCTTTGGGCGCGGCGATGTTGTGGGTGGGATGGTTCGGATTCAACGCCGGCAGCGAACTGTTATCGGACGGTCTGACCAGCAGCGCATTCGCCGTCACTCACTTTTCTGCTGCCGCAGGTGCGGTGGCCTGGGCGATGACCGAGTGGGTCGTCCTGGGCAAGCCGACGGTACTTGGCGCCAGCTCGGGTGCGGTCGCTGGCTTGGTCTGCATCACGCCCGCCGCCGGATTCGTTCAACCGATGCCGGCGATCATGATGGGCGTTGCCGCCGGGATCGTCTGCTATTGGGCGTGCTCGAAATTGAAGTTCATGCTGAAGTACGACGACGCGCTGGATGCGTTTGGCGTTCACGGCGTTGGCGGAACCTTGGGTGCGGTGCTTACCGGCGTATTCGCTTCGCGAGCTTGCTGGGACGTGAGTGAAGGAACCCCAATCGGGCTGATCGAATCGGGCGGCAACCCGGCGCTGTTGATCGGCCAGATCGTTGCCGTCGCAGTGACGTTCTTGTTCGCGGGCCTTGGAAGTCTGGTGCTGCTGAAAGTGATCGACATGGTCATCGGATTGCGAGTACCTGCCGAAAGCGAACAACGCGGCCTGGACGTCACGGACCACGGCGAAGAAGGCTACATGTTCAGCTAG
- a CDS encoding tetratricopeptide repeat protein has protein sequence MAEKEIHQFFDRYQAATASESADDLNACYDLTEMANDVVAESGVTLPNGQQQQLVAALNVAFAQQIELLEVVWTRHRIMQIDFFENDSVADVYVRSWSDEAGTARERYTVKKLGDDWFITDFSDLSFGISTVAMAAMGLRESVKSSVTAELVFGSKQVMQCAVACSQGDVYLAAEHIDAIMGHPVAETIQGLRWQLSAAVHELIDSHVVIESVDKADAFGASAPLEDYLLGQAYTDLGRYDVALEYFQGYLNRFGHDADAYYSIGHVLEQLDRTDEAIQAYKSALADTPESVINVGALALALPDDRKSEFASYFQALPNFAESFEELGDTFIVEDDDAALETLNQVTIERDPETRHLAYYRANLRRMRGDHVASFDILADLIAKTDSDDDAREWYEPALCESAVSCGRIHQAYAICDDKTQAINELAVLPEKFVEQSIDGTETQPTIDDVKSLLAKYLQDQENSFEATYLVGNWHAEGEEYEVAREYFAKAINLANDDDDRYLAISRCVHCYARLDRAVDSYTELEPKDLVVDALENELPEGPDLETVRAMLRADQPDLFRFLLADLPMLLRNGHYQSGLDRLAVAYEKFVPTDENRWQEDVIDAYRTRFLIGLKRYDDAILSARRAFEGSSDFLRALVYAAKGDRYNFDSAYQRCLTRSATYAHDDFVNADEVPKEWLTDPPVPAADEVASEFSPWNEVRRVVFLLKEPRPFDASIVSKASRSIGEAVFQIERNQMTPDEDDYVFQCNAHAVIAATQNCKYFIHWGSKPYLFDAKLLAEESGTEGEISQRIGDHSAWLAIDIFQWPQDTEQADTVSIPCEASQRLAKYAEVLVGEFATVAIHSDNQTFVSCDRAFFEALASDSPIDAFEPADSLDR, from the coding sequence GTGGCCGAAAAAGAGATCCATCAGTTCTTTGATCGGTATCAGGCAGCAACGGCCTCCGAATCCGCCGACGACCTCAATGCTTGCTATGACCTGACGGAAATGGCCAACGACGTCGTCGCGGAATCCGGTGTCACGTTACCCAACGGCCAACAACAGCAATTGGTCGCCGCCTTGAACGTGGCGTTCGCGCAACAGATCGAGTTGCTGGAGGTCGTTTGGACGCGGCATCGCATCATGCAGATTGATTTTTTCGAAAACGATTCGGTCGCCGATGTCTATGTGCGAAGTTGGTCCGACGAAGCGGGGACGGCGCGCGAACGGTACACCGTTAAAAAATTGGGTGACGATTGGTTCATCACCGATTTCTCCGATCTGTCGTTCGGAATATCGACGGTTGCCATGGCAGCCATGGGCCTGCGTGAATCGGTCAAGAGCAGCGTAACAGCGGAACTGGTTTTCGGCTCAAAGCAGGTCATGCAATGTGCGGTGGCGTGTTCCCAGGGTGACGTCTACCTTGCCGCCGAACACATCGATGCGATCATGGGCCACCCCGTCGCTGAAACGATCCAAGGGCTGCGATGGCAATTGTCGGCCGCGGTACATGAGTTGATCGATTCGCACGTGGTGATCGAATCGGTCGACAAGGCGGATGCCTTTGGGGCGTCGGCTCCGCTGGAAGATTATTTGCTGGGCCAAGCCTATACGGACTTGGGGCGATACGACGTCGCGCTGGAATACTTCCAAGGTTACCTCAACCGTTTTGGTCATGATGCCGATGCGTATTACTCGATCGGCCACGTTTTGGAACAGCTTGACCGCACCGACGAAGCGATCCAGGCTTACAAGTCGGCGTTGGCGGATACGCCCGAATCGGTCATCAACGTCGGTGCGTTGGCATTGGCGTTGCCCGACGATCGCAAGTCTGAGTTCGCGAGCTACTTTCAAGCCTTGCCGAACTTCGCCGAGTCGTTTGAAGAGCTCGGCGACACGTTCATCGTCGAAGACGACGACGCGGCCTTAGAAACACTGAACCAAGTCACCATCGAGCGGGATCCCGAAACACGGCACTTGGCTTACTATCGTGCGAACCTTCGAAGAATGCGCGGCGATCATGTTGCCAGCTTTGATATTTTGGCGGACTTGATTGCCAAAACCGACAGCGATGACGATGCCCGGGAATGGTACGAACCAGCGTTGTGCGAGTCGGCTGTTTCGTGCGGCCGGATCCATCAAGCGTACGCGATCTGTGACGACAAAACGCAAGCCATCAACGAGTTAGCGGTTCTGCCAGAAAAGTTCGTCGAACAATCGATCGACGGCACCGAAACCCAGCCGACGATTGACGATGTCAAAAGCTTGCTTGCGAAGTACTTGCAAGACCAAGAGAACAGTTTTGAAGCGACTTATCTTGTCGGCAATTGGCATGCCGAGGGCGAAGAATACGAAGTGGCTCGCGAGTATTTTGCCAAGGCGATCAACCTGGCCAACGACGACGACGATCGCTATCTGGCGATCAGCCGTTGCGTTCACTGCTATGCCCGATTGGATCGTGCGGTGGATTCGTACACCGAACTGGAACCCAAAGACCTAGTGGTCGATGCGCTGGAAAACGAGTTACCCGAAGGTCCGGACCTAGAAACCGTACGAGCCATGTTGCGAGCGGACCAACCCGATCTGTTTCGATTTCTGTTGGCCGATTTACCGATGCTGCTGAGGAATGGCCATTATCAATCGGGGCTCGATCGATTGGCTGTGGCGTACGAGAAGTTTGTTCCGACAGACGAGAACCGTTGGCAGGAAGACGTGATCGATGCTTATCGGACACGCTTCCTGATTGGGCTGAAGCGTTACGACGACGCAATCCTATCGGCCCGTCGGGCGTTTGAAGGCTCCAGCGATTTTCTGCGAGCGCTGGTCTATGCGGCAAAGGGCGACCGGTACAATTTCGACTCGGCTTACCAAAGGTGCTTGACCCGATCTGCAACGTACGCACACGACGACTTCGTCAACGCGGACGAAGTCCCCAAGGAGTGGCTTACCGATCCGCCAGTGCCGGCGGCGGACGAAGTTGCGAGTGAGTTTTCGCCGTGGAACGAAGTCCGGCGCGTCGTGTTCTTGTTGAAGGAACCTCGCCCGTTCGATGCCAGCATCGTCAGCAAGGCGTCACGGTCGATTGGCGAAGCGGTTTTTCAAATCGAGCGAAATCAGATGACGCCGGATGAGGACGATTACGTCTTTCAATGCAACGCACACGCCGTCATCGCTGCGACTCAGAACTGCAAGTACTTCATTCATTGGGGCAGCAAACCATACCTTTTCGACGCGAAACTGCTGGCGGAAGAGTCGGGAACCGAAGGCGAGATTTCGCAACGGATCGGCGATCATTCGGCTTGGCTTGCCATCGACATCTTCCAATGGCCCCAGGACACCGAACAAGCCGATACGGTGTCAATCCCTTGCGAAGCATCGCAGCGGCTGGCCAAGTACGCCGAAGTGTTGGTCGGTGAATTCGCGACGGTCGCGATCCACAGCGACAACCAGACATTTGTTTCTTGCGATCGGGCCTTTTTTGAAGCGTTGGCAAGCGATAGTCCGATCGACGCGTTCGAGCCGGCGGATTCCTTGGATCGGTAA
- a CDS encoding ECF-type sigma factor: protein MTLSKNHDSITVWFDQLRQGDPAAAAKLWDRLFQRLAEVARSQLSNRRVSDEEDIAAGVLTTLCNAADRGALPSIDSRDDLWRMLMSWTKNDCIDQGRNDARAKRGGGKVRGDSVFDGSSDAGFDLIADISPSPQTLAEMDEQLQRMLMKLGDPMLSEIAVAKMEGYSNEELATRYEVTIRTIERKLGMIRRRWSNVA from the coding sequence ATGACCCTTTCGAAAAACCACGATTCGATCACGGTATGGTTCGATCAACTCCGCCAAGGTGATCCCGCGGCGGCCGCAAAGCTGTGGGATCGCCTGTTTCAACGCCTCGCCGAAGTCGCTCGCTCACAATTGTCCAACCGGCGCGTCAGTGACGAGGAGGACATTGCCGCGGGCGTGTTGACGACGCTCTGCAATGCAGCCGATCGTGGAGCTCTGCCCAGCATCGACAGTCGCGATGACTTGTGGCGAATGTTGATGTCGTGGACGAAGAACGATTGCATCGACCAAGGCCGCAACGACGCCCGAGCAAAACGTGGTGGCGGCAAGGTCCGAGGCGATTCCGTATTCGATGGTTCCAGCGACGCAGGCTTCGATTTAATCGCCGATATTTCACCCTCGCCGCAAACGTTGGCCGAGATGGACGAACAACTGCAAAGGATGCTGATGAAACTTGGCGACCCGATGCTGAGCGAAATCGCGGTTGCAAAAATGGAGGGCTACAGCAACGAAGAACTCGCCACGCGTTACGAAGTCACCATCCGAACCATCGAGCGTAAGCTGGGCATGATCCGGCGCCGTTGGTCAAACGTTGCCTAG
- a CDS encoding protein kinase domain-containing protein: MNHDDTSWDKETDQEWDGELALDRLCDRFEQAWKQSPSQPPSLADFVGMVSETQRAGLARELIQIDRDYRRTHHCELDEDDYGRQLQPLDLDPNEPQATQAEMATLDSAHPDANRSMPKQGERIRYFGDYEIISEIARGGMGVVYRARQISLNREIALKMILSGNIAGEDQIRRFQIEAESAAGLDHPGIVPIYDIGNFDGQHYFSMKLIEGESLSEVGAKIGQDLTRIVDVVAKTASAVHHAHQRGILHRDLKPANVLIDADGDPVVTDFGLARSTEHDHGITQTGAVMGTPGFMSPEQATGGGVTTATDVYSLGAILYQLLCGRPPHQKDSVLETLRSVVDETPPPPRGFNADVHADLELICLHCLAKDPRHRYENAADLATDLRAFEAGQPLMVRPPSVIEMMRSWLSKNFGNVIWIPVIATVVGVLFGGLIWAGTIGSDYASRLDTYDKFAPGDRPWLAKDYSFLRPISIPLMLLLTTTIGWATARLVKTKNRLADVSAGLGVGLLAGLLAFVSGFGPAFVRGMTAGPREDFGVITGLAVPEGNTERKVRQFLQEKYPTLRGVPTSELPTLLYMKADGDTEAAIMTGTVLGTCVSLIIFTILGVTQTWVAGRLIRNETPWRSRISYMCFTIVLVCVLFLLGSNFATWISIGSGYIIHWLIPAFFLAASAVALMAVHRKSPLFIQGLSTIVAIGLFGGFMSTTWMKIPPPVIAGRIAAIKKAKSRIAKSENLRDDWILLTRAHATYGSILGQIGDFDAGVEHLKLAATAIEEAGTHSADEYTIVPDKGIAEIKNQLLETLVNLGNRSARYDVSVDAMNEMTRTWLVEDFENDLKIRNGYIKLLGQADRVDQLIAFAHRFHLDEDRPGDRETRNKIQFFLRYANRGRLEVENNQTDWLSQAAQKYADSVDGWTDAQKQTYVNGVIETQSFLIYGPIATSPEMSVREQLDMSTEIEKALLDPSLEAFPEPDLSSNDLAGRYIDFKERLSESENQIAYAATTIHLETAQKIRFTMASDDGAKVWIDSKLVLENASNRHLSANRKTFDVDLIAGSHRMLLKISQAARDWGFWIGAMDDNEFPIEIWETE; this comes from the coding sequence ATGAATCACGACGACACCTCATGGGACAAGGAAACTGACCAGGAATGGGACGGCGAATTGGCATTGGACCGCCTATGTGACCGGTTCGAGCAGGCCTGGAAACAATCGCCTAGCCAACCGCCAAGTCTTGCCGATTTTGTTGGAATGGTTAGCGAAACGCAGCGGGCAGGGCTTGCCCGAGAACTGATTCAAATCGATCGCGACTATCGCCGAACACACCACTGCGAACTCGATGAAGATGACTACGGCCGTCAACTGCAACCGCTCGATCTGGATCCGAACGAACCGCAGGCCACGCAGGCTGAGATGGCGACGCTTGATTCGGCGCACCCTGATGCGAACCGTTCAATGCCCAAGCAAGGAGAACGAATTCGCTACTTCGGCGACTACGAAATCATCAGCGAGATCGCTCGCGGCGGCATGGGGGTTGTCTACCGGGCGCGTCAAATCAGCCTCAACCGTGAGATCGCGCTGAAGATGATTCTAAGCGGGAACATCGCGGGCGAGGATCAAATTCGTCGCTTCCAAATCGAAGCGGAATCGGCCGCGGGCTTAGACCACCCGGGCATCGTGCCCATTTACGACATCGGTAACTTCGATGGCCAGCACTATTTCTCGATGAAGTTGATCGAAGGTGAGTCGCTCAGTGAAGTCGGTGCTAAGATCGGCCAAGATCTGACGCGCATCGTCGACGTGGTCGCCAAGACCGCATCGGCCGTCCATCACGCTCACCAACGAGGCATTCTGCATCGTGACCTCAAGCCGGCTAACGTTCTGATTGATGCGGACGGTGATCCGGTAGTGACCGATTTCGGACTCGCGCGCAGCACCGAACACGATCACGGCATCACACAAACCGGCGCGGTGATGGGCACACCAGGGTTCATGTCACCCGAACAAGCCACCGGTGGCGGCGTCACCACGGCGACAGATGTCTATTCGCTTGGTGCGATTCTGTATCAATTGCTGTGCGGTCGACCGCCGCATCAGAAAGACTCTGTGCTTGAAACACTTCGCAGCGTTGTGGACGAAACGCCACCACCCCCGCGAGGCTTCAATGCCGACGTTCACGCCGATCTTGAACTGATTTGCTTGCACTGTCTTGCGAAAGATCCCAGGCATCGATACGAGAACGCGGCCGATTTAGCGACCGACTTGAGAGCCTTCGAGGCCGGTCAACCACTGATGGTTCGGCCACCGTCGGTGATTGAAATGATGCGATCTTGGCTGAGTAAGAATTTTGGCAACGTGATTTGGATCCCGGTGATCGCAACCGTAGTCGGCGTGTTGTTCGGCGGCCTGATCTGGGCGGGAACCATCGGCAGTGATTATGCGTCGAGACTAGACACGTACGACAAGTTCGCGCCGGGCGACCGCCCATGGCTTGCCAAGGACTATTCGTTTCTGCGTCCCATTTCGATTCCGCTGATGTTGTTGCTGACAACAACGATTGGCTGGGCGACCGCACGTTTGGTAAAAACGAAGAACCGCCTTGCGGACGTCAGTGCCGGGTTGGGCGTCGGGTTGTTGGCAGGCTTGTTGGCGTTTGTCTCTGGCTTTGGTCCCGCATTTGTACGAGGCATGACGGCCGGACCTCGCGAAGACTTTGGCGTGATCACGGGGCTTGCCGTTCCCGAAGGCAACACCGAACGCAAGGTCCGCCAGTTCCTTCAAGAAAAGTATCCCACGCTACGTGGTGTTCCGACGTCGGAGTTGCCGACGTTGCTGTACATGAAAGCCGACGGAGACACCGAAGCCGCGATCATGACGGGCACCGTCCTGGGAACCTGTGTCAGCCTGATCATCTTCACGATTTTGGGAGTAACACAGACTTGGGTGGCCGGCCGCTTGATACGAAACGAAACGCCGTGGCGCAGTCGGATCAGCTACATGTGCTTCACGATCGTTCTCGTTTGCGTTTTGTTTCTGCTAGGATCAAACTTTGCGACTTGGATTTCGATCGGTTCGGGCTACATCATTCATTGGCTCATCCCTGCGTTTTTTCTCGCTGCGTCGGCAGTGGCGCTGATGGCCGTGCATCGAAAGTCACCTTTGTTCATCCAAGGCCTTTCAACGATCGTTGCAATCGGGCTGTTTGGTGGGTTCATGTCCACGACGTGGATGAAGATTCCTCCGCCAGTGATCGCGGGACGAATCGCGGCAATCAAAAAAGCGAAGTCTCGAATCGCGAAAAGCGAAAACCTGCGAGACGACTGGATCCTACTCACCCGCGCTCATGCAACCTACGGTTCCATCCTCGGCCAAATCGGTGATTTCGATGCTGGCGTTGAACACCTGAAACTTGCCGCGACGGCCATTGAAGAGGCGGGCACTCATTCGGCGGACGAGTACACCATCGTGCCAGATAAGGGCATCGCAGAAATCAAAAATCAACTGTTGGAAACCTTGGTGAATCTCGGGAATCGTTCTGCGCGATACGACGTTTCAGTCGATGCGATGAACGAAATGACTCGGACGTGGCTCGTTGAGGACTTCGAAAACGATCTAAAAATTCGCAATGGCTACATCAAACTGCTCGGGCAAGCCGATCGAGTGGACCAACTGATCGCCTTCGCCCATCGTTTCCATTTGGACGAAGATAGACCGGGAGACAGAGAGACCCGAAACAAAATCCAGTTCTTCCTTCGCTACGCCAACCGAGGCCGACTCGAAGTAGAAAACAATCAAACCGATTGGCTGAGCCAAGCAGCCCAGAAGTACGCGGACAGCGTCGACGGTTGGACAGATGCTCAAAAACAAACCTATGTGAACGGGGTCATCGAGACACAATCGTTCTTGATCTACGGCCCCATCGCAACGTCGCCGGAGATGTCCGTTCGAGAGCAACTGGATATGTCGACCGAAATCGAGAAAGCATTGCTCGACCCAAGTTTGGAAGCGTTTCCCGAGCCCGATCTTTCGTCGAACGATTTGGCGGGACGTTATATCGACTTCAAAGAAAGACTCAGCGAGTCCGAAAACCAAATCGCCTATGCCGCCACCACGATCCACTTAGAAACGGCCCAGAAAATTCGCTTCACAATGGCGAGTGATGATGGTGCAAAGGTTTGGATTGACAGTAAATTGGTCCTCGAAAACGCGTCAAACCGACACTTAAGTGCGAACCGCAAAACATTCGATGTCGATCTGATAGCCGGATCACATAGAATGTTGCTTAAGATCAGCCAAGCAGCTCGCGATTGGGGATTCTGGATTGGTGCTATGGACGACAACGAGTTCCCGATCGAGATTTGGGAAACAGAATGA
- a CDS encoding DUF2513 domain-containing protein, producing the protein MIRNMDLIRAIVLAIREHEAKPSASEVQTLISYNENEVFAYHIVLLTQSAMVTGVETGTRKDRYGISSLALSWSGQELADNLLSDDVWASAKKTLEDAGLQSASFEIWSQVIIARLTKLCSTAASPAMEP; encoded by the coding sequence ATGATACGCAACATGGATCTGATCCGCGCCATCGTGCTGGCGATTCGCGAGCATGAGGCGAAACCATCGGCCAGCGAAGTGCAAACGCTGATTAGCTACAACGAGAACGAGGTGTTCGCCTATCACATCGTGCTGTTGACGCAGAGTGCGATGGTGACGGGCGTTGAGACAGGGACGCGAAAAGATCGCTACGGCATTTCAAGCTTGGCCCTGTCCTGGTCCGGACAAGAGTTAGCCGACAACCTACTCAGTGATGACGTCTGGGCGAGTGCGAAAAAAACACTCGAGGATGCAGGTCTGCAATCAGCATCTTTCGAAATTTGGTCACAAGTCATCATCGCCAGACTCACCAAGCTTTGCAGTACCGCCGCATCGCCAGCAATGGAGCCTTGA